A window of the Bacillus sp. A301a_S52 genome harbors these coding sequences:
- the hag gene encoding flagellin Hag — protein MIINNNLSAMNAHRQLGINQNFQQSSMEKLSSGLRINRAGDDAAGLSISEKMRAQIRGLDQASRNSQDGISLIQTAEGALDESHSILQRMRELVVQAGNTGTNEEADLQAIQDEIGQLQEELTGIANRTEFNGKTLLNGDFEEAGTDSLVFQIGANATQQIEVNIENMDADSLGDGTGVISDVNVTNFATIAAGDAGGFDATLAIVDGALQQVSDQRSALGSVQNRLEHTIRNLDNSSENLQAAESRIRDVDMAKEMMEFTKNNILSQASQSMLAQANQLPQSVLQLLG, from the coding sequence ATGATTATCAACAATAATTTGAGCGCAATGAACGCTCACCGTCAACTAGGTATTAACCAAAATTTCCAACAGTCTTCAATGGAGAAATTATCTTCAGGTCTTCGTATTAACCGTGCTGGAGACGACGCTGCTGGACTTTCAATCTCTGAGAAAATGCGCGCGCAAATCCGTGGTTTGGATCAAGCAAGCCGTAACTCACAAGATGGTATTTCATTAATTCAGACAGCTGAAGGTGCGTTAGATGAGTCTCACTCAATCCTTCAACGTATGCGTGAACTAGTAGTACAAGCTGGTAACACAGGTACAAACGAAGAAGCAGACCTTCAAGCGATCCAAGACGAAATTGGACAACTTCAAGAAGAGTTAACAGGTATTGCTAACCGTACTGAGTTCAACGGTAAAACACTTTTAAATGGTGACTTTGAAGAAGCAGGTACTGATAGCCTAGTCTTCCAAATCGGTGCTAACGCAACACAACAAATCGAAGTTAACATCGAGAACATGGATGCAGATTCTTTAGGTGATGGAACTGGCGTTATTTCTGACGTTAACGTGACTAACTTTGCTACAATTGCTGCAGGTGATGCAGGCGGCTTTGATGCAACACTAGCAATCGTAGACGGTGCACTTCAACAAGTATCTGACCAACGTTCTGCATTAGGTTCTGTTCAAAACCGTTTAGAGCACACAATCCGTAACTTAGATAACTCATCTGAGAACTTACAAGCTGCAGAATCACGAATTCGTGACGTAGACATGGCGAAAGAAATGATGGAATTCACTAAGAACAACATCCTTTCTCAAGCGTCTCAATCTATGCTTGCACAAGCTAACCAGCTTCCACAATCTGTTCTTCAATTACTTGGTTAA